A DNA window from Zonotrichia albicollis isolate bZonAlb1 chromosome 2, bZonAlb1.hap1, whole genome shotgun sequence contains the following coding sequences:
- the DNAJB13 gene encoding dnaJ homolog subfamily B member 13 isoform X2, whose amino-acid sequence MGLDYYAVLELDRGATADDIKKAYRTLALKYHPLKCKEPWGPKRFHQLAEAYDVLSDPMKKGIYDKFGEEGLKGGIPLEYASDNPWSVGYVFHNNPERVFREFFGGDNPFAEFFAEDGSEVLLPFGGPRGRGALRRDPPIVRDLYVSLEDLFHGCTKKIKISRRVMNEDGQTSTIRDKILTIEVQPGWQRGTRVTFEKEGDQGPNIIPADITFVVQEKLHPRFKRIENNLLYVASISLAKALTGCTLDVWTLDGRLLNIPINDIVDPSLGPAAPSTTRRCQGRGCRWRRTRSARATSTSTSTSSSPRGSAPR is encoded by the exons ATGGGGCTGGACTACTAcgctgtgctggagctggacCGCGGCGCCACCGCCGACGACATCAAGAAGGC CTATCGGACGTTGGCTCTGAAGTACCACCCGCTGAAATGCAAGGAGCCCTGGGGCCCCAAGAGGTTCCACCAGCTGGCAGAGGCCTACGATGTGCTCAGCGACC CTATGAAGAAAGGCATCTACgacaaatttggggaagaaggGCTCAAAGGTGGCATCCCCTTGGAGTACGCCAGTGACAACCCCTGGAGCGTGGGCTACGTGTTCCACAACAACCCCGAGAGAGTCTTCAGGGAGTTCTTTGGAGGGGACAACCCCTTTGCAG AGTTCTTTGCCGAGGATGGCTCGGAGGTGCTGCTGCCCTTTGGGGggccccggggccggggggcCCTGCGCAGGGACCCCCCCATCGTGCGGGACCTCTACGTGTCCCTCGAGGACCTGTTCCACGGCTGCACCAAGAAGATCAAGATCTCCCGCAGG gtgatGAACGAGGATGGCCAGACCAGCACCATCAGGGACAAGATCCTGACCATCGAGGTGCAGCCGGGCTGGCAGCGTGGCACCAGGGTCACCTTTGAGAAGGAGGGAGACCAG GGCCCCAACATCATTCCAGCTGACATCACCTTTGTTGTGCAAGAGAAGCTTCACCCAAGGTTCAAAAGGATCGAGAACAACCTCCTGTACGTTGCCAGCATCTCCCTGGCCAAG GCACTGACTGGCTGCACCCTGGACGTGTGGACGCTGGATGGGAGGCTGCTCAACATCCCCATCAACGACATTGTGGA cccctcccttGGCCCGGCAGCCCCAAGTACTACAAGAAGGTGCCAGGGGAGGGGATGCCGCTGGCGCAGGACCCGCAGCGCAAGGGCGACCTCTACATCTACTTCGACATCCTCTTCCCCAAGAGGCTCAGCCCCGAGGTGA
- the DNAJB13 gene encoding dnaJ homolog subfamily B member 13 isoform X1, with the protein MGLDYYAVLELDRGATADDIKKAYRTLALKYHPLKCKEPWGPKRFHQLAEAYDVLSDPMKKGIYDKFGEEGLKGGIPLEYASDNPWSVGYVFHNNPERVFREFFGGDNPFAEFFAEDGSEVLLPFGGPRGRGALRRDPPIVRDLYVSLEDLFHGCTKKIKISRRVMNEDGQTSTIRDKILTIEVQPGWQRGTRVTFEKEGDQGPNIIPADITFVVQEKLHPRFKRIENNLLYVASISLAKALTGCTLDVWTLDGRLLNIPINDIVDPKYYKKVPGEGMPLAQDPQRKGDLYIYFDILFPKRLSPEVKKLLRSVLQP; encoded by the exons ATGGGGCTGGACTACTAcgctgtgctggagctggacCGCGGCGCCACCGCCGACGACATCAAGAAGGC CTATCGGACGTTGGCTCTGAAGTACCACCCGCTGAAATGCAAGGAGCCCTGGGGCCCCAAGAGGTTCCACCAGCTGGCAGAGGCCTACGATGTGCTCAGCGACC CTATGAAGAAAGGCATCTACgacaaatttggggaagaaggGCTCAAAGGTGGCATCCCCTTGGAGTACGCCAGTGACAACCCCTGGAGCGTGGGCTACGTGTTCCACAACAACCCCGAGAGAGTCTTCAGGGAGTTCTTTGGAGGGGACAACCCCTTTGCAG AGTTCTTTGCCGAGGATGGCTCGGAGGTGCTGCTGCCCTTTGGGGggccccggggccggggggcCCTGCGCAGGGACCCCCCCATCGTGCGGGACCTCTACGTGTCCCTCGAGGACCTGTTCCACGGCTGCACCAAGAAGATCAAGATCTCCCGCAGG gtgatGAACGAGGATGGCCAGACCAGCACCATCAGGGACAAGATCCTGACCATCGAGGTGCAGCCGGGCTGGCAGCGTGGCACCAGGGTCACCTTTGAGAAGGAGGGAGACCAG GGCCCCAACATCATTCCAGCTGACATCACCTTTGTTGTGCAAGAGAAGCTTCACCCAAGGTTCAAAAGGATCGAGAACAACCTCCTGTACGTTGCCAGCATCTCCCTGGCCAAG GCACTGACTGGCTGCACCCTGGACGTGTGGACGCTGGATGGGAGGCTGCTCAACATCCCCATCAACGACATTGTGGA CCCCAAGTACTACAAGAAGGTGCCAGGGGAGGGGATGCCGCTGGCGCAGGACCCGCAGCGCAAGGGCGACCTCTACATCTACTTCGACATCCTCTTCCCCAAGAGGCTCAGCCCCGAGGTGAAAAAACTCCTGCGAAGCGTCCTCCAACCCTAG